A window from Tenacibaculum singaporense encodes these proteins:
- a CDS encoding DUF2024 family protein produces the protein MEVAVWDTYVTKKDGKTMHFDIIVPSNNKDTNIIFNYGKEYLRTKGLENLEISSKECVFCHIEILKPECEDAIHKKGYFIYEMENCN, from the coding sequence ATGGAAGTAGCTGTTTGGGATACTTATGTAACTAAAAAAGATGGTAAAACAATGCATTTTGATATTATTGTACCTTCTAACAATAAAGACACTAACATAATTTTTAATTATGGTAAAGAATATTTAAGAACCAAAGGTCTAGAAAACCTTGAAATATCTTCAAAAGAATGTGTATTTTGCCATATTGAAATACTCAAACCCGAATGTGAAGATGCTATACATAAAAAAGGGTATTTTATATACGAAATGGAAAACTGTAATTAA
- a CDS encoding thioredoxin family protein has protein sequence MSKPIFYHAGCPVCVSAEQDIINLIGSDNVEVVHFGEDKSRILEAENAGVKSVPALVTPTGNVLHINFGASMEEVKG, from the coding sequence ATGAGTAAACCTATTTTTTATCACGCAGGTTGCCCTGTTTGTGTAAGCGCAGAACAAGACATTATTAACTTAATTGGTTCTGATAATGTTGAAGTAGTTCATTTTGGAGAAGACAAAAGTCGAATTTTAGAAGCAGAAAATGCTGGTGTAAAATCTGTCCCTGCTTTGGTAACTCCTACTGGTAATGTTCTCCATATTAATTTTGGAGCATCAATGGAAGAAGTAAAAGGATAA
- the mutL gene encoding DNA mismatch repair endonuclease MutL, with protein sequence MSDIIQLLPDHVANQIAAGEVVQRPASVVKELIENSIDAGATSITLLLKDAGKTLIQVIDDGKGMSATDARLSFERHATSKIKDAQDLFNLNTKGFRGEALASIAAIAHVELKTKQEDDELGTQIKIEGSEITSQEVVSTAKGTSIAVKNLFFNIPARRNFLKSDTVETRHIVDEFQRVALAHPTISFLLHHNNNEVYHLKKSNLRKRIVAIFGTKMNEKLVPINEQTDIITVNGFVAKPEFAKKKRGEQFFFVNNRFIKSSYLNHAVVNAFEGLLESGSHPSYFLYLEVPPNTIDINIHPTKTEIKFDNEKALYAILRATVKHSLGQYNVAPVLDFDRDATLDTPYDYSKKSNSSVPPITVDPTFNPFKTETNYKEPSNTNSSPKSSTTHSYQSNFKKDTGSWEALYTNTETIEPIQQEQLFESEQETETGKTFQIQKKYLLSSIKSGVVLIHQSLAHQRVLYEEFLENITVKEASSQQLLFPVNISFSSSDIEMIYSIKSDLESAGFMFDEFTKESVVIAGIPTSISESQITLILEQLLDDIKLEVPDTSFSHFDVMAKSFAKSLAIKTGASLNPKEQENLVNNLFSCKEPNISPFGKPTFKTLALNEIDAIFNK encoded by the coding sequence ATGTCAGATATTATACAGTTACTACCTGATCATGTTGCAAACCAAATTGCTGCTGGAGAAGTTGTGCAACGCCCTGCTTCCGTAGTAAAAGAATTGATTGAAAACTCTATTGATGCTGGTGCTACTTCTATCACCTTATTGTTAAAAGATGCTGGAAAAACTTTAATTCAAGTAATTGATGATGGTAAGGGAATGAGTGCTACGGATGCTCGTTTAAGTTTTGAACGTCATGCCACTTCAAAAATTAAAGATGCACAAGATTTATTCAACCTAAATACTAAAGGTTTTCGTGGAGAAGCTTTAGCTTCTATTGCTGCCATTGCGCATGTTGAGTTAAAAACGAAACAAGAAGATGACGAGTTAGGAACGCAAATAAAAATTGAAGGTAGTGAGATAACTTCTCAAGAAGTGGTTTCAACTGCGAAAGGAACTAGTATCGCTGTTAAAAATTTATTTTTTAATATTCCTGCACGTCGTAACTTTTTAAAATCTGACACTGTTGAAACGCGTCATATTGTTGATGAATTTCAACGTGTAGCCTTAGCGCATCCTACTATTTCTTTTTTATTACACCATAACAACAACGAAGTTTATCATTTAAAAAAGAGCAACTTACGCAAACGTATTGTGGCTATTTTTGGAACTAAAATGAACGAAAAATTAGTTCCTATTAATGAGCAAACAGATATTATAACTGTTAACGGATTTGTTGCTAAACCTGAATTCGCAAAGAAAAAACGTGGTGAACAGTTCTTTTTTGTAAATAACCGCTTTATAAAAAGCTCTTATTTAAACCACGCTGTGGTAAATGCTTTTGAAGGTTTATTAGAAAGTGGTTCGCATCCTTCTTATTTCTTGTATTTAGAGGTACCTCCTAATACAATTGATATTAACATTCACCCGACAAAAACGGAAATTAAGTTTGATAACGAAAAAGCATTATACGCTATTTTACGTGCTACTGTGAAACATAGTTTGGGGCAATATAATGTAGCTCCTGTATTGGATTTTGATAGAGATGCTACTTTAGATACTCCTTACGACTATAGTAAAAAGAGTAACTCATCTGTTCCTCCAATAACTGTTGACCCTACATTTAATCCTTTTAAAACGGAAACTAATTACAAAGAGCCATCTAATACAAATAGCTCACCTAAAAGTAGCACAACGCACAGTTATCAATCTAACTTTAAAAAAGATACTGGAAGTTGGGAAGCTTTATATACAAATACTGAAACCATTGAGCCTATTCAGCAAGAACAACTTTTTGAATCTGAGCAAGAAACTGAAACTGGAAAAACTTTCCAAATTCAAAAAAAATACTTGTTGAGTTCTATAAAATCAGGCGTGGTATTAATTCATCAATCTTTAGCGCACCAACGTGTTTTGTATGAAGAATTTTTAGAGAATATTACTGTTAAAGAAGCAAGCAGTCAACAATTGCTGTTTCCTGTAAATATCTCTTTTTCTTCATCAGATATTGAAATGATATACAGTATAAAATCTGATTTAGAGAGTGCTGGTTTTATGTTTGATGAATTCACCAAAGAAAGTGTGGTTATTGCAGGAATTCCTACTTCAATAAGTGAAAGTCAAATCACCCTTATTTTAGAACAGTTATTAGACGATATTAAACTCGAAGTACCTGATACTAGTTTTAGTCACTTTGACGTGATGGCAAAATCATTTGCAAAATCACTAGCTATAAAAACAGGAGCTTCTTTAAATCCAAAAGAGCAAGAAAACTTAGTAAATAACTTGTTCTCTTGCAAAGAACCTAACATTTCACCCTTTGGCAAACCAACGTTTAAAACATTAGCTTTAAATGAAATTGATGCCATTTTTAATAAATAA
- a CDS encoding ATP-binding protein gives MRTGYLKKEMRLLFAKQVIITVLLFFALEGMSQSVGVQGFKAFGVNPTIPNDSLFSKINKAKDFKAKYDATFDLIEFHREKGNLDSIIYYGNKLYTETTKNKLIDKENHLSKVSSIVAEGKLEKGLFDEALKWYFKGIEHSNSKPNDELFVKNRIGLGAVKYVRGKEEEGKAIIEECIENAPNEKLKHDAFFELGFIYYTKNEFEKAKENYNEAKLFYVSDGYVKETLKIDLWLGRILQKEGKTAEALDLCYNVFNESLSRGFFTLYAKAGNVIGNFYLKEGDYENAKTILSTVYINSIQWGNLEIERRAILGLQNAYAETGDYKNAHALMTQLNRVNNEILVSQNKQQVNELEVQYKTLEQKQEIGRQKTVKAYILIAFLIVLIPVLALLYMYYQKLQTQSKLTKTLEEVNQQKITTLLKDQELKLVKASLEGQNNERKRIARELHDSIGGNLATIKLQLSNKSKLEEESLIKQVDETYNQVRELSHNLMPKKFKDSAFTTIITEYINNVKALSKEQITLQIHPAEEVDQINENLKVELYKIIQELLTNALKHAKATQIDIQLSVFNNTIQLLFEDDGVGFDQEKVKYGLGFQNLKDRLKTIKGNILINSFPNKGTVIDIDVPLN, from the coding sequence ATGAGAACAGGTTACTTAAAAAAAGAAATGAGGTTGTTATTTGCAAAACAAGTTATAATCACAGTTCTTTTGTTTTTTGCTTTAGAAGGAATGTCGCAGTCGGTGGGAGTACAAGGATTTAAGGCTTTTGGTGTAAACCCCACAATACCTAATGATTCTCTTTTTTCAAAAATAAATAAGGCAAAAGACTTCAAAGCTAAATATGATGCGACATTTGATCTTATAGAGTTTCATCGAGAAAAAGGAAATTTAGATTCCATTATATACTATGGAAATAAACTGTATACGGAAACAACTAAGAATAAATTGATAGATAAAGAAAATCATTTATCAAAGGTTTCTAGTATAGTGGCTGAAGGAAAGTTAGAAAAAGGGCTTTTTGATGAAGCTTTGAAATGGTATTTTAAAGGAATTGAGCATTCAAATAGTAAACCGAATGATGAGTTATTTGTCAAAAATAGGATAGGATTAGGAGCTGTAAAATATGTTAGAGGAAAAGAAGAGGAAGGAAAGGCAATTATAGAGGAATGCATTGAAAATGCTCCAAACGAAAAATTAAAACACGATGCTTTTTTTGAGCTTGGATTTATTTATTACACAAAAAATGAGTTTGAAAAGGCCAAAGAAAACTATAACGAGGCGAAACTATTTTACGTATCGGACGGCTATGTAAAAGAAACATTAAAAATAGATTTATGGCTTGGTAGAATATTACAAAAAGAAGGTAAAACAGCTGAAGCATTAGATCTTTGTTATAATGTGTTTAACGAATCACTATCAAGAGGTTTCTTTACTTTATATGCTAAGGCAGGTAATGTAATAGGAAACTTTTATTTGAAAGAAGGAGATTATGAAAATGCCAAAACAATACTATCTACAGTATATATAAACTCTATTCAATGGGGAAATTTAGAAATAGAAAGAAGAGCCATTTTAGGTCTTCAAAATGCTTATGCTGAAACAGGAGATTATAAAAATGCACATGCTTTAATGACGCAATTAAATCGTGTTAATAATGAAATTTTAGTAAGTCAAAATAAACAGCAAGTAAATGAGCTTGAAGTACAGTATAAAACACTGGAGCAAAAGCAAGAGATTGGGCGACAAAAAACAGTGAAAGCATACATACTAATAGCCTTTCTTATTGTATTAATACCTGTACTAGCTTTGCTGTATATGTACTATCAAAAATTACAAACGCAAAGTAAACTTACTAAAACATTAGAAGAAGTAAATCAACAAAAAATAACTACATTACTTAAAGATCAAGAATTAAAGTTGGTAAAAGCTTCACTAGAAGGGCAGAATAATGAAAGAAAACGTATTGCTAGAGAGTTACACGATAGTATTGGGGGGAACTTGGCAACCATAAAATTACAATTATCTAATAAGAGTAAATTAGAAGAAGAAAGTCTTATTAAGCAAGTGGATGAAACCTATAATCAGGTAAGAGAGTTATCTCATAATTTAATGCCTAAAAAGTTTAAAGACTCTGCTTTTACAACAATAATAACAGAGTATATAAATAATGTTAAAGCACTATCTAAAGAACAAATAACGTTACAGATTCATCCAGCTGAAGAGGTAGACCAAATAAATGAGAACTTAAAAGTAGAGCTTTATAAAATAATTCAAGAATTATTAACCAATGCATTAAAGCATGCGAAGGCAACACAAATAGATATTCAGCTTTCTGTATTTAATAATACCATACAACTACTTTTTGAAGATGATGGTGTTGGATTTGATCAAGAAAAAGTAAAATATGGATTAGGGTTTCAAAATTTAAAAGATAGATTAAAAACAATTAAGGGAAATATTTTAATTAACTCTTTTCCTAACAAAGGAACAGTGATAGATATTGATGTACCTTTAAATTAA
- a CDS encoding response regulator — MMTYNIILVDDHKMFLDGLVNIFKNEDVYNILLTANSGENVIKYIKTNPDQHIDIVISDISMPDIDGITLNDYIKKERSDIKTLIVSMHTDTGMIDALIKNNVDGYLSKNATQSELLQAVQTILGGEKYFSQSVREAYMENVFNKRKETSVMLTAREKDVLKLIAEEYTTQEIGDKLFLSKHTIESYRKNLISKLNVKNLAGLTKYAIKLGLVE, encoded by the coding sequence ATGATGACTTATAATATTATTTTAGTTGACGACCATAAAATGTTTTTAGACGGATTGGTAAACATTTTTAAAAATGAAGATGTGTACAACATCTTGCTCACAGCAAATAGTGGTGAAAATGTAATAAAGTACATAAAAACAAATCCAGATCAACATATAGATATTGTTATAAGTGATATTTCTATGCCAGATATAGACGGTATTACATTGAACGATTATATAAAAAAAGAACGTTCAGACATCAAAACGTTAATCGTTAGTATGCATACAGATACAGGAATGATAGATGCATTGATAAAGAATAATGTTGACGGATACCTATCTAAAAATGCAACTCAATCTGAATTGCTACAAGCTGTACAAACTATTCTTGGTGGTGAGAAATACTTCTCACAATCTGTACGAGAAGCTTATATGGAAAATGTTTTTAATAAAAGAAAAGAAACCTCTGTAATGCTAACAGCTAGAGAAAAAGATGTACTTAAATTAATTGCTGAAGAATATACTACACAAGAAATAGGAGATAAACTCTTTTTAAGTAAACATACTATTGAAAGCTACAGGAAGAATTTAATATCAAAACTCAACGTAAAAAACCTAGCAGGATTAACAAAATACGCAATAAAATTAGGGCTTGTAGAGTAA
- a CDS encoding rhomboid family intramembrane serine protease, protein MNVLENLKYRFKHAGIVEQLIYVNLAVFLLVFVTNTFGFLFESKTNFLVEWLALPANFDDFILKPWTIITYGFLHTSFLHILLNLIALFYIGHLFKQYFTSKQLLSFYLLGTLFGGIVFVASYNFFPALQNVAHNSVLLGASAGISAIFIGIATYIPNYELKFPLIGFVKLWVLACIWIAIDIIQIPAGNAGGHLAHLGGALLGFFYVRSASNKELDIFKSINKLFSKKERKLKTVYKSGNKTPKPNVDKTRNQEEVNAILDKISKSGYDTLSKSEKEFLFKQGKN, encoded by the coding sequence ATGAATGTACTTGAAAACTTAAAATATAGATTTAAACATGCTGGAATTGTTGAACAATTAATTTACGTAAACTTAGCTGTTTTCTTACTTGTTTTTGTTACCAATACTTTTGGGTTTCTTTTTGAATCAAAAACTAACTTTTTAGTAGAATGGCTTGCGTTACCTGCTAACTTTGATGATTTTATACTAAAACCGTGGACCATTATTACCTATGGTTTTTTACACACTAGTTTTTTGCATATTCTACTAAACTTAATTGCCTTATTTTATATAGGTCATTTATTCAAACAATATTTTACTTCTAAACAACTACTTAGTTTTTATTTACTAGGAACATTATTTGGAGGGATTGTTTTTGTTGCGAGTTATAATTTTTTTCCTGCCTTACAAAATGTTGCACATAATAGTGTTTTGTTAGGTGCTTCAGCTGGTATTTCTGCTATCTTTATTGGTATTGCCACCTATATACCTAATTATGAATTAAAGTTTCCGTTAATTGGTTTTGTGAAGCTATGGGTATTAGCTTGTATTTGGATTGCTATTGATATTATTCAAATTCCTGCTGGTAATGCTGGTGGACATTTAGCACATTTAGGTGGTGCCCTACTAGGTTTTTTCTATGTTCGTAGTGCCAGTAATAAGGAGTTGGACATTTTTAAATCGATAAACAAACTTTTTTCTAAAAAAGAAAGAAAGCTCAAAACAGTTTATAAATCTGGTAATAAAACACCAAAACCAAACGTTGATAAAACAAGAAACCAAGAAGAAGTAAATGCTATTTTAGATAAAATTAGTAAATCTGGATACGATACTTTAAGTAAAAGTGAAAAAGAGTTTTTATTTAAACAAGGAAAAAATTAG
- a CDS encoding endonuclease/exonuclease/phosphatase family protein, producing the protein MKKFSIAHKFIFFINSVFAAVLLLSYALPYVSPQTIPFLSVFGLFVPFLVIVNIAFFVYWLIKMHKNAFLSLLVLAIGWFVSTPLVKFSNKEVILNDDLKIMSYNVHLFNHYKHEEDVTTEQKIYEFINNENPDVIAVQEFYNSKMLDIKLPYKYIKTKTKTNKFGLAIYSKHPIINSGSLDFKQSANNTIFADILIKDDTVRVYNVHLESLKLNPKKENFGEKSSERLFKRLENGFVKQVSQVELIQQHEYSWKGKKIVCGDFNNTAYSWAYKQLAADKKDAFIECGIGLGKSFRYIYPMRIDFVLTDKEATINQFKTYGDIKLSDHYPVMARLHW; encoded by the coding sequence ATGAAAAAGTTTTCGATAGCTCATAAGTTTATATTCTTTATCAATTCAGTTTTTGCAGCTGTTTTATTGCTATCATATGCACTTCCGTACGTATCTCCACAAACAATTCCTTTCCTTTCTGTTTTTGGGTTGTTTGTCCCGTTTTTAGTTATCGTAAACATTGCTTTTTTTGTGTATTGGCTTATTAAAATGCATAAGAATGCTTTTTTATCATTACTTGTTTTAGCCATAGGATGGTTTGTCTCTACTCCCTTAGTTAAATTTTCTAATAAGGAAGTAATTTTAAATGATGATTTAAAAATAATGAGTTACAATGTCCATTTATTTAATCATTATAAACATGAAGAAGATGTAACTACTGAACAAAAGATTTATGAGTTTATTAATAATGAAAATCCAGACGTTATTGCTGTACAGGAATTTTACAATTCTAAAATGTTAGACATTAAACTTCCTTATAAATACATCAAAACGAAAACAAAAACGAATAAATTTGGATTAGCAATTTATTCCAAGCACCCAATTATAAACTCTGGCTCTCTTGATTTTAAACAAAGTGCTAACAACACCATTTTTGCCGATATTCTTATAAAAGATGACACCGTTCGTGTTTATAATGTGCATTTAGAATCATTAAAACTAAACCCGAAAAAAGAAAACTTTGGAGAAAAGAGTTCTGAGCGTTTATTTAAACGTTTAGAAAATGGTTTTGTAAAACAAGTAAGTCAGGTTGAATTAATCCAACAACATGAGTATTCATGGAAAGGTAAAAAAATTGTTTGTGGTGACTTTAATAACACCGCTTATTCTTGGGCTTATAAACAATTGGCTGCTGATAAAAAAGATGCTTTTATTGAATGTGGAATTGGCCTGGGTAAATCTTTTAGATATATCTACCCTATGCGCATCGACTTTGTTTTAACAGATAAAGAAGCTACCATTAATCAATTTAAAACTTACGGGGATATAAAACTATCTGATCACTACCCTGTTATGGCTCGTTTACATTGGTAA
- a CDS encoding zinc-ribbon domain-containing protein yields the protein MVIFGWREAKINIQPVNNHSCSYCNAQERLFIQVNRLYLHIFWIPVFPLFKKTYSICGHCKLEMSKSQMPPDLQRKAKEYKQTSKTPWWMFSGLIIVTFLMLFIFSSALFNS from the coding sequence ATGGTAATTTTTGGGTGGCGAGAAGCCAAAATAAACATACAGCCAGTAAACAATCACAGTTGCAGTTATTGCAATGCACAAGAGCGTTTATTTATTCAAGTAAACAGATTGTATCTACACATATTTTGGATTCCTGTTTTTCCATTATTCAAAAAAACATACAGTATTTGTGGGCATTGTAAACTGGAAATGAGCAAAAGTCAAATGCCACCAGATTTACAACGAAAAGCAAAAGAGTATAAGCAAACAAGTAAAACTCCTTGGTGGATGTTTTCAGGACTTATCATCGTAACTTTTTTAATGCTGTTTATATTTTCTTCAGCGCTTTTTAATTCATAA
- a CDS encoding rhomboid family intramembrane serine protease, with the protein MPRLTQAIKHLIIINVILFFAPQLLNMDLTNLFALHYPKNEHFGVWQYVTHMFMHGGTAHLLFNMYGLWAFGTPLEQMWGRNKFLFFYFSAGIGAGLIYTLANYYQFNGIYEQLIGMGVSPAEIQNILSSGQYNDSLITLSNKTMSEFYSLYHTPAVGASGAIYGILVAFGLTYPDAKLALIFFPVPIAAKYFIPLIILSDLFFGMTSYSIGNIAHFAHIGGAIIGFIIAWYWKKNQFKFR; encoded by the coding sequence ATGCCTAGATTAACGCAAGCCATAAAGCATTTAATAATCATTAACGTGATTCTATTTTTTGCTCCGCAGTTATTAAACATGGATTTAACTAATCTATTTGCTTTACATTATCCAAAAAATGAACATTTTGGAGTTTGGCAATATGTTACGCACATGTTTATGCATGGTGGAACTGCACATTTACTTTTTAACATGTATGGTTTATGGGCATTTGGTACCCCACTTGAACAAATGTGGGGACGAAATAAATTTTTATTCTTCTATTTTTCTGCTGGAATTGGAGCGGGTTTAATTTACACTTTGGCAAATTACTATCAATTTAATGGAATTTATGAGCAATTAATTGGTATGGGAGTTTCTCCTGCTGAAATTCAAAATATTTTAAGCTCAGGACAGTATAATGATAGTTTAATTACTTTGTCTAATAAAACTATGAGTGAATTTTATAGTTTATACCATACTCCTGCCGTTGGTGCCTCTGGTGCTATTTATGGAATTTTAGTTGCGTTTGGGTTAACTTATCCTGACGCTAAACTAGCATTGATTTTCTTCCCTGTCCCTATTGCTGCCAAATACTTTATTCCTTTAATTATTTTAAGTGATTTATTCTTTGGTATGACTAGTTATTCAATTGGTAACATTGCACATTTTGCGCATATTGGTGGAGCTATAATTGGGTTTATTATCGCATGGTACTGGAAAAAAAATCAATTTAAATTTCGTTAA
- a CDS encoding geranylgeranyl reductase family protein has protein sequence MKQHYDVAVIGSGPSGASTAFYLAQKGISTVIIEKETLPRYKTCGGGFVFRGRKNLPFDIKEVVEKEFHTVDIYLGEKLHFKTHREEPTISMIMRDSFDNLITQKAKEFGATLQENHKLKGLTFSDDIITLETSQGNFTANFVIAADGALSPTAKMAGWKEDTRKLIPALEYEVEVSDEDFERLSKEVRFDIDAIPYGYAWNFPKKKHLSIGVASARRTKINLKEYYQEYLKTLGITNIVSESQHGFQIPVAPRTDGFVKNNVFLIGDAAGFADPITAEGISNAIYSGKLAAEAIIESKKEPELAEKLYLEKISENLLPEIKTGLWLSKWFYEQKSIRNIVLKKYGQQFSEAMADVFHGDRSYPKDIKKTITKRIKNLVS, from the coding sequence ATGAAACAACACTACGATGTTGCTGTTATTGGCAGCGGACCATCAGGAGCTTCTACAGCTTTTTACTTAGCTCAAAAAGGAATTTCAACAGTTATTATTGAAAAAGAAACTTTACCACGCTATAAAACATGTGGTGGAGGTTTTGTTTTTAGAGGTCGTAAAAACTTACCTTTTGATATTAAAGAGGTCGTTGAAAAAGAGTTTCATACTGTTGATATTTATTTGGGAGAGAAACTTCACTTTAAAACGCATAGAGAAGAACCAACTATTTCTATGATTATGCGTGATTCTTTTGACAACCTTATTACCCAAAAGGCAAAAGAATTTGGAGCTACTTTACAAGAAAACCACAAATTAAAAGGATTAACTTTTTCTGATGATATTATTACTCTAGAAACTTCTCAAGGCAATTTTACTGCTAATTTTGTTATAGCTGCTGATGGTGCTTTGAGTCCTACAGCTAAAATGGCAGGATGGAAAGAAGATACTCGTAAATTAATTCCTGCTTTGGAATATGAAGTAGAAGTTTCTGACGAAGATTTTGAACGTTTATCTAAAGAAGTTCGTTTTGATATTGATGCTATTCCTTACGGTTATGCTTGGAATTTCCCGAAGAAAAAGCATTTATCTATTGGAGTTGCCTCAGCTAGAAGAACTAAAATTAACTTGAAAGAATATTATCAAGAATATTTAAAAACATTAGGAATTACAAACATTGTTAGCGAATCACAGCATGGTTTTCAAATCCCTGTTGCTCCTCGTACAGATGGTTTTGTTAAAAATAATGTGTTTTTAATTGGTGATGCTGCTGGTTTTGCTGATCCTATTACTGCTGAAGGAATTTCTAATGCTATTTACAGTGGTAAATTAGCAGCTGAGGCAATCATTGAGAGTAAAAAAGAACCTGAATTAGCTGAAAAATTATATTTAGAAAAAATATCTGAAAACTTACTTCCTGAAATAAAAACTGGTTTATGGCTTTCTAAATGGTTTTACGAACAAAAAAGCATTCGTAATATTGTATTAAAAAAATACGGTCAACAGTTTAGCGAGGCTATGGCTGATGTTTTTCACGGGGATAGAAGTTATCCTAAAGACATTAAAAAAACAATTACGAAACGAATTAAAAATTTAGTTTCATAA
- a CDS encoding MarR family winged helix-turn-helix transcriptional regulator: MKSPFDLNQQNTKIESKIVVALERISEAFRVLLWSESKENSLSPIQIQILIFLLFHSEEKCKVSYLAEEFNMTKATVSDSIRVLLKKELVQKFHNPNDTRSYIIGLTEQGKQIAQKSANFTFNIEKPLSSLPEDQKKDILTGLLKVIYQLNKAGVITIQRMCYTCSYYQHENNEHFCNLLQSKLASKELRIDCPEHEFKS; the protein is encoded by the coding sequence ATGAAATCTCCTTTTGACTTAAACCAGCAAAACACTAAAATTGAAAGTAAAATAGTTGTAGCTTTAGAACGAATTTCTGAAGCTTTTAGAGTACTTCTTTGGAGCGAAAGCAAGGAGAATTCTTTAAGCCCTATCCAAATTCAAATCCTAATTTTTTTACTATTTCACTCTGAAGAAAAATGTAAAGTGAGTTATTTAGCTGAAGAGTTTAACATGACTAAAGCTACTGTTAGTGATAGTATTAGGGTTTTATTAAAAAAAGAATTAGTTCAAAAGTTTCATAACCCTAACGATACTAGAAGTTATATTATTGGTCTAACTGAGCAAGGAAAACAAATAGCTCAGAAATCAGCTAACTTTACTTTCAATATTGAGAAACCTTTGAGTTCATTACCTGAAGATCAAAAAAAAGACATACTAACAGGACTCTTAAAAGTAATATACCAGCTTAATAAAGCAGGAGTTATAACTATTCAAAGAATGTGCTATACTTGCTCTTATTACCAACATGAAAACAATGAACATTTTTGTAATCTTTTACAATCTAAACTAGCTTCTAAAGAGTTAAGAATTGATTGCCCTGAACACGAATTTAAGAGTTAA
- a CDS encoding aspartyl/asparaginyl beta-hydroxylase domain-containing protein, whose product MKKTKTTSSLKLPFLFDVDKLLHDYSLIVNQHWIPHFNTSGYEGEWKAIPLYTSNGDASNIFAFQNSNNSILETPIMSNCKYFKEVINSFKCPILSARLLRLGVGAEIKPHRDHELGYEDGHFRLHIPIVTNNKVQFILDDERLKMLPGECWYTNVNYTHSVTNKGNEDRIHLVIDAERNEWSDALFFSLAPKESFQPIQEEADSPETIRHILNELKLQNTPASQQLIHEMEQKLLKITSK is encoded by the coding sequence GTGAAAAAAACTAAAACTACTTCGTCTTTAAAACTCCCTTTTCTATTTGATGTTGATAAGCTTCTACATGACTACTCATTAATTGTAAACCAACATTGGATTCCTCACTTTAATACATCGGGATATGAGGGAGAATGGAAAGCAATTCCTTTGTATACTAGCAACGGTGATGCCTCTAACATTTTTGCTTTTCAAAACAGTAACAATTCTATTCTAGAAACTCCTATTATGAGTAACTGTAAGTATTTTAAAGAAGTAATTAACTCTTTTAAATGCCCTATCTTGTCTGCTCGCTTATTACGTTTAGGTGTTGGTGCAGAAATAAAACCTCATCGTGATCATGAACTAGGTTATGAAGATGGCCATTTTCGCTTACATATTCCTATTGTTACAAATAATAAGGTTCAATTTATTTTAGATGATGAACGATTGAAGATGTTACCTGGTGAATGTTGGTACACGAATGTAAATTATACACATTCAGTTACTAATAAAGGAAATGAAGATCGTATTCATTTAGTTATTGATGCAGAAAGGAACGAATGGTCTGATGCTTTATTTTTTTCTCTCGCTCCAAAAGAAAGTTTTCAACCTATACAAGAAGAAGCTGATTCGCCTGAAACAATACGTCATATTTTAAACGAATTAAAACTTCAAAACACACCTGCTTCTCAACAGCTTATTCATGAAATGGAACAGAAACTTTTAAAAATTACATCAAAATAA